A genomic region of Rhodococcus oxybenzonivorans contains the following coding sequences:
- a CDS encoding amidohydrolase family protein, with amino-acid sequence MLDPTKEFIIDAVAHPYNHSPENYRDPEPAAMICEMAFGFNAGSPNPECVVPHDTYISDWSVEDTANVLFRESPNDLAVVHTLPFGGWFKDRYCSVEKSLEAVQRWPNRMRAYASVDPLQGKAALDELDRQVELLNPTGLKLYPTSWDIDAQRQIPFKMDDPKFAFPLYERAMELGIKVVAVHKSLPTGPLIDGDTSAVGDLEGAAGTFPDLAFEIVHGGLAFTEETAWLLGRFPNVYVNMEILNFVLERRPRMFSKILLGLMKVGGTAIYDRFIWATGCVVAHPRPGIEAFCEYLIPEDLLEEGGLFAPIEQISDDHKRNIFAGNWARLHGLDIEATKKAIADDEFSRARREDPNPQPWSTTSKWTQIEEERRKGSPTASAPDLPTVPAS; translated from the coding sequence ATGCTGGATCCCACTAAAGAATTTATCATTGATGCGGTTGCGCATCCGTACAACCACAGCCCGGAGAACTACCGCGATCCAGAGCCGGCCGCGATGATCTGTGAGATGGCGTTTGGGTTCAACGCTGGCTCACCGAATCCTGAGTGTGTGGTTCCCCACGACACGTACATCTCTGATTGGTCGGTGGAAGACACCGCGAACGTCCTGTTCCGCGAGAGCCCGAACGACCTGGCTGTCGTGCACACCTTGCCGTTCGGCGGATGGTTCAAGGATCGCTACTGTTCGGTCGAGAAGTCGCTGGAGGCAGTTCAGCGCTGGCCGAACCGCATGCGCGCATACGCCTCCGTCGATCCCCTGCAGGGCAAGGCCGCGCTCGACGAACTCGACCGGCAAGTGGAGTTGTTGAATCCGACCGGGCTCAAACTCTATCCGACCAGCTGGGACATCGACGCGCAACGCCAGATCCCGTTCAAGATGGACGATCCCAAGTTCGCGTTCCCGCTCTACGAGCGCGCCATGGAACTCGGCATCAAGGTCGTCGCTGTTCACAAGTCGCTTCCCACCGGCCCTCTCATCGATGGAGACACCAGCGCGGTCGGCGACCTCGAAGGCGCAGCGGGTACGTTCCCCGATTTGGCGTTCGAGATTGTCCACGGCGGACTCGCCTTCACCGAGGAAACTGCCTGGCTCCTGGGACGCTTCCCCAACGTCTATGTAAACATGGAGATCTTGAACTTCGTGCTTGAGCGCCGGCCGCGGATGTTCTCCAAGATTCTTCTGGGTCTCATGAAGGTTGGTGGAACGGCCATCTACGATCGGTTCATTTGGGCAACCGGCTGCGTTGTCGCCCACCCACGCCCGGGTATCGAGGCCTTCTGCGAGTACCTGATTCCCGAGGACCTGCTCGAAGAGGGTGGCCTCTTCGCGCCTATCGAGCAGATTTCAGACGACCACAAGCGCAACATCTTTGCCGGCAACTGGGCGCGCCTGCATGGGCTCGATATCGAGGCTACGAAGAAGGCCATCGCAGACGACGAATTCAGCCGGGCACGTAGGGAAGACCCGAATCCCCAGCCGTGGAGCACTACCTCGAAGTGGACCCAGATCGAGGAGGAACGGCGGAAGGGCAGTCCGACGGCTTCCGCGCCCGACCTCCCGACGGTCCCTGCCTCATGA
- a CDS encoding SDR family NAD(P)-dependent oxidoreductase gives MLRIYGRVITLTRATAVEYGAKGIRANSICPGAIETPLSQSGKNGDIELATQVQPKDPTEAGNQTIALTPISRWGRPDEIASLAVYLAADESQYTTGQAISVDGGYTSM, from the coding sequence ATACTGCGCATCTATGGGCGTGTCATCACTCTGACGCGCGCGACGGCGGTCGAGTACGGCGCTAAGGGTATCCGCGCGAACTCGATCTGTCCTGGCGCTATCGAGACCCCGCTCTCACAATCCGGAAAGAACGGAGACATTGAGTTGGCTACCCAGGTTCAGCCGAAGGATCCAACGGAAGCAGGCAACCAGACTATTGCACTTACGCCCATTTCTCGTTGGGGACGGCCCGACGAAATCGCCAGTCTCGCTGTGTACCTGGCCGCAGACGAGTCGCAATATACAACAGGCCAGGCCATCTCGGTTGATGGCGGCTATACCTCGATGTGA
- a CDS encoding SDR family NAD(P)-dependent oxidoreductase produces MGERLLDKVAVVTGAAQGIGFAIARSLHAEGAKVVLADVNDDVKKAAAELSENAVGVQADVTKWEDVQKMASTAVEQFGGLDVLVNNAGIDGDWLPTAECTLENFDRVIDVNLRGVFLAMKAGIPHMLERGGGSIINISSMVGIVAVPGIPAYCASMGVSSL; encoded by the coding sequence ATGGGTGAACGCCTGCTAGATAAAGTTGCCGTAGTTACCGGAGCCGCGCAAGGCATTGGCTTCGCCATTGCGCGATCCCTACACGCTGAAGGCGCAAAGGTGGTTCTGGCGGATGTCAACGATGACGTAAAGAAGGCGGCGGCGGAGCTCAGTGAGAACGCGGTCGGGGTCCAAGCGGATGTCACGAAGTGGGAAGACGTTCAGAAAATGGCCTCCACCGCGGTAGAACAGTTTGGTGGTCTCGATGTGCTCGTTAATAACGCTGGCATCGACGGGGATTGGCTTCCCACGGCCGAGTGCACCCTCGAGAATTTCGACCGGGTAATCGACGTCAACTTGCGAGGAGTTTTCTTGGCAATGAAGGCAGGGATTCCACATATGCTCGAACGAGGTGGCGGCTCAATAATCAATATCTCGTCAATGGTCGGCATCGTCGCCGTTCCGGGTATACCGGCATACTGCGCATCTATGGGCGTGTCATCACTCTGA
- a CDS encoding SDR family NAD(P)-dependent oxidoreductase: MTQANESITSDSQLRFDGRVAIVTGAGRGIGRDHALLLASRGAAVMVNDLGGGAFGGGASREPAEQVVAEIRDAGGTASLNFADVSSEAATSELVAQTFKEFGRVDIVVNNAGIGRFQPFDSMSLEEFELMLKVHTVGTFLVTRAAWPHMVEQGFGRIIMTSSNGMVGLPHLSHYSAAKAGVYGFMKSLSIEGSRHGINVNALWPNATTPLSTTMNAETEAIPPELSVIDPASTPTDLDGSPHHISPVVAWLAHESCEVTGEVFHAGYGGVTRVFMAQGPCFASSDLTIEAVADHWADINREQPFTAAPSTLVAARDLQLAIATQLK; this comes from the coding sequence ATGACGCAAGCGAACGAATCGATAACATCCGACAGTCAGCTTCGTTTCGACGGTCGAGTAGCGATCGTGACCGGGGCCGGGCGGGGTATAGGGCGGGATCATGCGCTGCTGCTGGCCAGTCGGGGAGCCGCTGTAATGGTGAACGACCTCGGCGGCGGAGCGTTCGGCGGCGGAGCGTCTCGGGAGCCTGCCGAGCAAGTGGTCGCAGAGATCCGCGACGCAGGAGGCACCGCCAGTCTCAACTTTGCGGACGTTTCCTCGGAGGCGGCCACCAGTGAGCTGGTGGCACAGACATTCAAAGAGTTCGGGCGCGTAGACATCGTCGTGAACAACGCTGGTATCGGTCGCTTCCAGCCATTCGACTCGATGTCCCTCGAAGAGTTCGAACTGATGTTAAAGGTCCACACAGTGGGAACGTTCCTCGTGACCCGCGCCGCTTGGCCGCACATGGTAGAACAGGGCTTCGGTCGTATTATTATGACGAGCTCAAACGGCATGGTCGGACTCCCCCACCTCTCCCACTACAGTGCCGCGAAGGCGGGCGTGTACGGGTTCATGAAGTCCCTCAGCATCGAGGGCAGTCGCCATGGCATCAACGTCAACGCCCTATGGCCGAACGCGACGACGCCACTGTCGACAACTATGAACGCGGAGACTGAGGCAATTCCCCCCGAATTGTCGGTGATCGATCCCGCCTCGACGCCGACGGACCTGGACGGATCCCCCCACCATATCTCCCCCGTCGTAGCGTGGCTTGCCCATGAGTCGTGTGAAGTGACCGGTGAGGTGTTCCACGCAGGCTACGGTGGGGTGACGCGCGTATTTATGGCACAAGGCCCCTGCTTCGCCAGTTCGGATCTGACAATCGAGGCGGTGGCAGACCACTGGGCAGACATCAATCGAGAACAGCCGTTCACCGCCGCGCCGTCGACCCTGGTAGCCGCACGAGACCTGCAGCTTGCCATAGCGACACAGCTCAAGTAG
- a CDS encoding limonene-1,2-epoxide hydrolase family protein, giving the protein MADVLKNVALDLFNSWRVSYDEALKGFDRTFAADNVWVNEPLMTTHGPEGAKEIWRLCKEMQGLETLHVDIHHIWENGRFVIIERVDKVYRADGTLVHGFPLVGVMRFNDDDKIEHWTEYFDAGAVHDSGLTLSSKDAKSS; this is encoded by the coding sequence ATGGCTGATGTGCTCAAGAATGTCGCACTCGATCTCTTCAACTCCTGGCGAGTGAGCTACGACGAGGCCCTCAAGGGATTCGATCGGACGTTCGCGGCCGACAATGTATGGGTGAACGAGCCGCTCATGACCACGCACGGACCGGAGGGCGCCAAAGAAATCTGGCGTCTCTGTAAGGAAATGCAGGGCCTCGAGACGCTTCACGTCGATATCCACCACATCTGGGAGAATGGCCGCTTCGTGATCATCGAGCGCGTCGACAAGGTCTACAGAGCGGATGGCACGCTTGTGCATGGATTCCCTCTCGTCGGGGTCATGCGGTTCAATGACGACGACAAGATCGAGCACTGGACTGAGTACTTCGACGCCGGCGCAGTCCACGACTCCGGCCTGACCCTCTCCTCCAAGGACGCCAAGAGCAGCTGA
- a CDS encoding transposase gives MRVDPWDTGFVDLSGNQGLLGQKEGRTTPAVITWLKERTPEFREAIEYAAAVPTDGLLPNATLVVDHFHLVQLANDAVTKVRRRVTWELKIRRGGKRDPEWANRRRLLTARERLSNRNFAKMWNVIVGEDPTSHILSAHITKEELRTLLFTVKIGGDPHLTQHRLHRFLAWCIDSNIPELLTLAKTVMRGGRDQRVRQHRDHRCRTEGYNRLVKAVKRAGCGFRNRENSARRIVFHCTRKQRAATQT, from the coding sequence GTGCGGGTCGATCCGTGGGACACCGGCTTCGTCGACCTGTCCGGTAACCAGGGTCTACTGGGGCAGAAGGAGGGGCGCACCACCCCGGCCGTGATCACCTGGTTGAAAGAACGTACGCCGGAGTTTCGAGAGGCGATCGAGTACGCGGCCGCGGTCCCCACCGATGGATTGCTGCCGAACGCGACCCTGGTGGTCGATCATTTCCACCTCGTTCAGTTGGCGAACGACGCGGTGACCAAGGTCCGGCGCCGGGTCACCTGGGAGCTCAAGATCCGCCGCGGCGGAAAGCGGGACCCGGAATGGGCCAACCGACGTCGGTTGCTCACCGCGCGAGAACGACTCTCGAACAGGAACTTCGCGAAGATGTGGAACGTGATCGTGGGCGAGGACCCGACCTCTCACATTTTGTCGGCGCACATCACGAAGGAGGAACTCCGCACGCTGTTGTTCACCGTCAAGATCGGGGGAGATCCCCATCTGACCCAGCATCGGCTGCACCGGTTCCTCGCCTGGTGCATCGACTCGAACATCCCCGAACTACTGACGTTGGCGAAGACCGTCATGCGTGGTGGCCGAGATCAACGCGTTCGTCAGCACCGGGATCACCGATGCCGGACCGAGGGTTACAACCGGCTCGTGAAGGCTGTGAAGCGCGCCGGTTGCGGCTTCCGAAATCGTGAGAACTCGGCCCGCCGGATAGTCTTCCACTGCACCCGCAAACAGCGGGCCGCGACTCAGACTTGA
- a CDS encoding helix-turn-helix domain-containing protein, with amino-acid sequence MQWNKTRWRCQKEYCTRGSFTEAIEQIPARARTTGRLRTQIGTAIGDAARSVSEVATAHGVSWPTARGPTPVRVLGIDDPPRGKPRWDYCTKPAGECGSIRGTPASSTCPVTRVYWGRRRGAPPRP; translated from the coding sequence TTGCAGTGGAATAAGACCCGGTGGAGATGCCAGAAGGAGTACTGCACTCGCGGATCGTTCACCGAGGCGATCGAGCAGATCCCGGCCCGGGCCCGCACCACCGGCCGGTTGCGCACCCAGATCGGGACGGCGATCGGCGACGCCGCCAGATCGGTATCCGAAGTCGCTACCGCCCACGGGGTGTCCTGGCCGACCGCCCGAGGACCCACACCGGTGCGGGTCCTCGGGATCGATGATCCCCCACGCGGTAAGCCCAGGTGGGACTACTGCACAAAGCCGGCCGGTGAGTGCGGGTCGATCCGTGGGACACCGGCTTCGTCGACCTGTCCGGTAACCAGGGTCTACTGGGGCAGAAGGAGGGGCGCACCACCCCGGCCGTGA
- a CDS encoding nuclear transport factor 2 family protein, whose protein sequence is MSTVEHRNKELVVEFMKVFSTGDVDRILTYLDDSATWWVAGNIDGISGEKTKKEFAEILSAQSAYLKTGAITLTPKRWTAEADRVAVETESYAELANGRVYNNLYHFAFVIRNGKIQKVKEFMDTEHVREVFVAT, encoded by the coding sequence ATGAGCACCGTCGAGCACAGGAACAAGGAATTAGTAGTTGAGTTCATGAAGGTCTTCTCCACAGGAGATGTCGATCGCATCCTGACATATTTGGACGATTCAGCCACCTGGTGGGTTGCGGGCAATATCGACGGAATCTCCGGAGAGAAGACCAAGAAAGAATTCGCTGAGATCCTCTCGGCTCAATCCGCGTATCTCAAAACCGGGGCGATCACTCTCACCCCGAAGCGTTGGACGGCCGAAGCAGACAGGGTCGCCGTCGAAACCGAGTCCTATGCAGAACTCGCCAATGGGCGAGTATACAACAATTTGTATCACTTCGCCTTTGTGATCCGTAATGGAAAGATCCAAAAAGTTAAAGAATTTATGGATACAGAACACGTGCGCGAGGTGTTTGTCGCGACCTGA